A window of Pirellulales bacterium contains these coding sequences:
- a CDS encoding RidA family protein, which yields MSAEARLIELQIQLPPAPKPVGLYKPVVVCEKWAYLSGHGPLRADKSLITGRVGADLDLKAGQAAARQTGLAILASLREALGSLDHVQRIVKTFGLVNCTADFHQQPAVLNGFSELMAEVFGPDAGVGARSAVGAIALPGNMAVEVEAIFEIG from the coding sequence ATGAGTGCTGAAGCCCGATTGATCGAACTGCAAATTCAACTTCCCCCCGCGCCCAAGCCTGTGGGACTTTACAAGCCGGTGGTCGTTTGCGAAAAATGGGCGTACCTATCGGGGCATGGCCCGCTACGGGCCGACAAATCGCTGATTACCGGCCGCGTGGGGGCGGATTTAGATTTGAAAGCCGGACAAGCTGCCGCGCGCCAAACCGGTTTGGCAATTTTGGCATCACTGCGCGAAGCCTTGGGAAGCCTCGATCACGTCCAGCGAATCGTAAAAACATTTGGGTTGGTAAATTGCACGGCAGACTTCCATCAACAGCCGGCGGTGCTCAACGGCTTTAGCGAGTTGATGGCCGAAGTGTTCGGCCCCGATGCCGGCGTCGGAGCCCGCAGCGCCGTGGGAGCCATCGCGTTGCCGGGAAACATGGCGGTCGAAGTGGAAGCGATTTTTGAAATCGGTTAG